A DNA window from uncultured Methanoregula sp. contains the following coding sequences:
- a CDS encoding DUF3344 domain-containing protein, producing MPVSGQRECRWKAAAPVFLCSLFLCLLLLAVPVTAAAADLSIPGTVATVPPSVVFAKEPNTIKINTVRNTGTETVTNITVALYASDVSGGTTPVSSTVISSLTGGGASSVTLIDPTLRNLEGGTVTYRAVVDPENFVAETDETNNFKNSSSLPVRYNGYKGKGLYWDGGSNITTKMTYDLNGGVVYSTQPSDMYQAVGWKSRAETWTASDLPVPDGATVEKVYLYVSYNWDTTPGGTPSWTANFNGNSLTGGTRYTDRSNFGSYPNNLYGLYRFDVTSIFSTSGNNLVITPGTGNSNALYPSTLVVIYRDPSGTRKQIFINEECDELLVSETYGTTLEEATAYAPFTGLIIDTGVVRSATLYSFAGSAGPDEGNLVFNGHTMGTNAWQGDQYSAGAQIFDVKSYLAPAGNEAAVQGTSSGGMAALQQILVIDYKPSTSGEPVASFTSNVTSGIRPLTVRFEDLSAGSPTAWKWDFGDNSTATEQNPSHVYTSAGTYTVSLNVTNAQGSNTLTRSSFITARIPSVAASFTANKTSGDAPMTVSFSDTSTGEPESWSWDFGDGTNTTGQNPVHTYSSYGTYTVKLTTANSAGSSTATITISVNVRTIVDQSFAIANLTTTQAGTGQNVSVSKANATVSGKTVTMTGVGHGWETLDILLTDLPESDGASVSGTVASVVAAGTPVTVPITDVGTPAINYTLRLQEVPNSSAQITMTITKDPDTASQSSFTLAATGAGKQMDAIAYTVNFNKTCLANHGENGSILNATIGMAVSPVWVTAHGGRDHIVIMRRADNGTTQFLTTQYQGTDKSGNELFSALSPDGLSTFILSSVSASSSGSGSSGGSSSSGGGGSSGGGSKLSSSAKEGQVYEYRSPSATSYAWVEKTTVADKGTVEILPLTADIGTMPEIEAKWSTEIPTKPDGGGRFTTSIVQALPGETRSLYRSALARQGLDIGTVAYSMVVNEEGIPQTKNAIIEMSVPQEWVKQNGGITQVKILRMDDEAGVNVLETAFRRYDSDSRYIVFRAKSPDGLCTFTLVSVTAGPVIVQQAPPVEPVAQLTTQGSAVLAPVAVAAGTSYVWIVAAIAVVVIACIAGAVIKKRRRQREIW from the coding sequence ATGCCTGTCTCCGGGCAGCGGGAATGCCGATGGAAAGCGGCAGCACCGGTATTTCTCTGCAGCCTCTTTCTCTGCCTGCTCCTCCTGGCAGTTCCTGTAACCGCTGCGGCAGCGGATCTCAGCATACCAGGTACTGTTGCCACTGTTCCGCCATCGGTCGTTTTTGCAAAGGAACCCAACACGATCAAGATCAATACGGTCAGGAATACCGGGACAGAGACCGTAACCAACATTACCGTTGCTCTGTATGCAAGCGATGTATCGGGCGGGACGACCCCAGTCAGCAGCACGGTCATCTCGTCCCTTACAGGAGGTGGGGCCAGTTCAGTGACCCTCATCGACCCGACACTGCGGAATCTCGAAGGCGGGACCGTAACCTACCGGGCCGTTGTGGACCCGGAGAACTTCGTTGCGGAAACCGACGAGACCAACAATTTCAAAAACAGTTCATCCCTTCCCGTCCGGTACAACGGGTACAAAGGCAAGGGACTCTACTGGGACGGCGGCAGCAACATCACGACAAAGATGACTTACGATCTTAACGGTGGCGTTGTCTATTCCACCCAACCGTCTGACATGTACCAGGCGGTAGGCTGGAAGAGCAGGGCTGAAACCTGGACCGCAAGTGATCTCCCAGTTCCTGATGGTGCAACTGTTGAGAAAGTTTACCTTTACGTCTCGTACAACTGGGACACAACCCCGGGAGGCACCCCGAGCTGGACGGCAAATTTCAACGGGAACTCGCTCACCGGCGGGACCCGTTATACCGACAGGAGCAACTTTGGCAGTTATCCTAACAATCTGTACGGGCTGTACCGGTTCGATGTCACCAGTATTTTCAGTACATCCGGCAACAATCTGGTCATAACCCCTGGCACCGGGAACAGCAATGCCCTGTATCCCAGTACCCTTGTCGTCATCTACCGCGATCCTTCGGGGACGAGAAAACAGATCTTCATCAACGAAGAATGCGATGAACTCCTGGTAAGCGAAACCTACGGGACAACGCTTGAGGAAGCCACCGCATACGCGCCATTCACCGGCCTGATCATTGACACCGGTGTGGTCCGGAGTGCCACCCTCTACAGTTTCGCCGGTAGTGCCGGGCCCGATGAAGGCAATCTGGTCTTCAACGGGCACACGATGGGAACGAACGCCTGGCAGGGCGATCAGTACAGTGCAGGTGCCCAGATATTTGACGTGAAGAGTTATCTCGCGCCTGCCGGGAACGAAGCCGCAGTCCAGGGGACTTCCAGCGGCGGCATGGCCGCACTCCAGCAGATCCTTGTAATTGATTACAAGCCTTCGACATCCGGCGAACCCGTGGCCTCATTCACATCGAACGTCACGAGCGGCATAAGGCCCCTGACAGTCCGGTTTGAGGATCTCTCGGCAGGTTCGCCTACTGCATGGAAATGGGACTTTGGCGATAACTCTACTGCAACCGAACAGAACCCTTCCCATGTCTATACTTCGGCAGGAACGTACACGGTCTCTCTCAACGTTACCAATGCGCAGGGCAGCAACACCCTGACACGCAGCTCTTTTATAACAGCCAGGATACCTTCGGTTGCGGCCTCGTTTACGGCTAACAAAACCTCCGGCGACGCCCCGATGACCGTCAGCTTCAGCGATACATCGACCGGTGAACCCGAATCCTGGTCCTGGGACTTTGGCGATGGCACAAACACTACCGGACAAAACCCGGTCCACACGTATTCTTCATATGGTACTTATACCGTGAAACTGACAACAGCGAATTCTGCCGGGTCATCCACCGCAACCATAACCATCTCGGTCAACGTGCGTACGATCGTTGACCAGTCCTTTGCCATCGCGAATCTTACGACAACACAGGCCGGTACCGGCCAGAACGTTTCAGTCAGCAAGGCAAACGCCACCGTATCAGGAAAAACCGTAACGATGACCGGTGTCGGCCATGGCTGGGAAACCCTGGATATTCTCTTAACCGACCTGCCGGAGAGTGACGGGGCCAGCGTCTCAGGCACGGTTGCATCGGTCGTCGCAGCAGGAACCCCGGTCACCGTTCCTATAACGGATGTGGGAACTCCTGCCATCAATTATACTCTCCGTCTCCAGGAAGTTCCGAACAGCTCGGCGCAGATTACGATGACCATCACCAAAGATCCCGACACTGCGTCCCAGTCTTCCTTCACGCTCGCTGCAACCGGTGCCGGGAAACAGATGGATGCAATCGCATATACCGTGAATTTCAACAAAACCTGCCTTGCCAACCATGGCGAGAATGGATCGATCCTTAATGCAACAATCGGGATGGCGGTAAGCCCTGTCTGGGTAACTGCTCACGGAGGGCGCGATCACATCGTCATCATGCGGAGAGCGGACAATGGCACAACCCAGTTCCTCACCACGCAGTACCAGGGAACGGATAAGAGCGGGAATGAGCTTTTTTCAGCACTCTCACCCGATGGTCTCTCGACATTTATCCTCTCTTCGGTTTCAGCCTCCTCATCCGGCAGCGGAAGCAGCGGCGGCAGCAGCAGTTCCGGCGGCGGTGGCAGCAGCGGAGGCGGTTCGAAGCTCAGCAGTTCAGCCAAAGAAGGGCAGGTATACGAGTACCGTTCCCCTTCGGCTACATCGTATGCCTGGGTGGAGAAGACCACGGTTGCGGATAAAGGAACCGTGGAAATTCTGCCCCTGACCGCCGATATCGGGACAATGCCCGAGATTGAGGCGAAATGGAGTACCGAGATCCCCACAAAACCCGATGGCGGCGGCAGGTTCACGACAAGTATCGTGCAGGCTCTTCCCGGCGAGACCCGGTCCCTGTACCGGTCCGCACTTGCCCGGCAGGGACTTGATATCGGCACCGTTGCCTATTCCATGGTTGTCAATGAAGAGGGCATACCCCAGACAAAGAATGCCATAATCGAGATGAGCGTTCCGCAGGAATGGGTGAAACAGAACGGGGGGATTACCCAGGTCAAAATCCTCCGGATGGACGATGAGGCAGGGGTGAACGTTCTTGAAACGGCATTCCGGAGATACGATTCGGACAGCCGGTACATCGTCTTCCGGGCAAAGTCCCCCGACGGGCTCTGTACCTTCACCCTGGTTTCCGTCACGGCCGGCCCGGTCATCGTCCAGCAGGCCCCCCCGGTGGAACCGGTTGCACAGCTTACGACTCAGGGTTCTGCTGTCCTTGCCCCGGTTGCAGTAGCGGCCGGGACCAGTTACGTATGGATTGTTGCCGCCATTGCCGTTGTCGTCATTGCCTGTATCGCCGGAGCAGTGATCAAAAAACGCCGGCGGCAGCGGGAGATCTGGTAA